A genomic region of Streptosporangium lutulentum contains the following coding sequences:
- the lon gene encoding endopeptidase La, giving the protein MSESLILPVLPLDDEVVLPGMVVPLDLSETEVRAAIDAAQALADNKPQVLLVPRIDGRYGPVGVRAIVEQVGRLPGGEPAAVVRGVDRVRVGSGTTGPGAALWVQVTVIDVVEADDRAHELAKEYKALATTILQKRGAWQVVDAVNQMDDPSILADNSGYAPWLSTQRKAEILATADPADRLEKLVEWSREHLAELDVAETIRKDVQEGMEKQQREFLLRQQLAAVRKELSELNGSSPETEEQDYRARVEAADLPEKVREAALKEVDKLERTSDQSPETGWIRTWLDTVLDLPWNERTEDSYDIAEARKILDADHTGLDDVKDRIIEYLAVRGRRAEKGLGVVGGRRSGAVLALAGPPGVGKTSLGESVARAMGRKFVRVALGGVRDEAEIRGHRRTYVGAQSGRIVRAIREAGSMNPVVLLDEVDKVGSDYRGDPTAALLEVLDPAQNHTFRDHYLEVELDLSDVLFLATANVLESVPGPLLDRMEIVTLDGYTEDEKVAIARDHLLPRQLDKAGLTAEDVTVEEDALRRLAGEYTREAGVRSLERSIARILRKITANIALGEGELPVTVGDLVPYLGRPRHVPESSLPESRQRTAVPGVATGLAVTGAGGDVLYVEASLADPETGDTGLTLTGQLGDVMKESAKIALSYLRSRGAELELPVASLKDRSVHVHFPAGAVPKDGPSAGVTLITALASLLSGRPVRNDVAMTGEVSLTGRVLPIGGVKQKLLAAHRAGITTVLIPARNEPDLDDVPEAVRSELTVHVVSDVREVLEIALTSANVTEHATA; this is encoded by the coding sequence ATGAGTGAGAGCTTGATCCTCCCGGTCCTGCCGCTCGACGACGAGGTCGTGCTGCCGGGCATGGTGGTCCCCCTGGACCTGTCCGAGACCGAAGTCCGCGCCGCGATCGACGCGGCTCAGGCTCTTGCCGACAACAAGCCCCAGGTGCTCCTCGTTCCCCGGATCGACGGAAGATACGGCCCCGTGGGTGTGAGGGCGATCGTCGAGCAGGTGGGCAGGCTGCCCGGGGGAGAGCCCGCGGCCGTGGTGCGCGGTGTCGACCGCGTCCGCGTGGGTTCCGGCACGACGGGCCCGGGAGCGGCCCTGTGGGTGCAGGTGACCGTGATCGACGTCGTCGAGGCGGACGATCGCGCCCACGAGCTGGCCAAGGAGTACAAGGCGCTGGCCACCACCATCCTGCAGAAGCGGGGCGCGTGGCAGGTCGTCGACGCGGTCAACCAGATGGACGACCCGTCGATCCTCGCCGACAACTCGGGCTACGCCCCCTGGCTGAGCACCCAGCGCAAGGCCGAGATCCTGGCGACCGCCGACCCGGCCGACCGCTTGGAGAAGCTGGTCGAGTGGTCGCGTGAGCACCTGGCCGAGCTTGACGTGGCCGAGACGATCCGCAAGGACGTCCAGGAGGGCATGGAGAAGCAGCAGCGCGAGTTCCTGCTCCGCCAGCAGCTCGCCGCGGTCCGCAAGGAGCTGTCCGAGCTCAACGGCTCCTCCCCGGAGACCGAGGAGCAGGACTACCGCGCCCGCGTCGAGGCCGCCGACCTGCCGGAAAAGGTGCGCGAGGCCGCACTCAAGGAGGTCGACAAGCTGGAGCGGACCTCCGACCAGTCTCCCGAGACCGGCTGGATCCGCACCTGGCTCGACACCGTCCTCGACCTCCCGTGGAACGAGCGGACCGAGGACTCCTACGACATCGCCGAGGCCCGCAAGATCCTCGACGCCGACCACACCGGCCTCGACGACGTCAAGGACCGGATCATCGAATACCTCGCCGTCCGTGGCCGCAGGGCCGAGAAGGGCCTGGGCGTGGTCGGCGGCCGTCGCAGCGGCGCCGTGCTCGCGCTGGCCGGTCCTCCCGGAGTCGGCAAGACCTCCCTCGGCGAGTCCGTCGCCCGCGCGATGGGCCGCAAGTTCGTCCGCGTCGCCCTCGGCGGCGTCCGCGACGAGGCCGAGATCCGCGGTCACCGGCGCACCTACGTCGGCGCCCAGTCCGGCCGGATCGTCCGTGCGATCCGCGAGGCCGGTTCGATGAACCCGGTCGTGCTGCTCGACGAGGTGGACAAGGTCGGCTCCGACTACCGGGGCGACCCGACCGCCGCGCTGCTGGAGGTGCTCGATCCGGCGCAGAACCACACCTTCCGCGACCACTACCTGGAGGTCGAGCTCGACCTCAGCGACGTGCTCTTCCTGGCGACCGCCAACGTGCTGGAGTCCGTCCCCGGCCCGCTGCTCGACCGCATGGAGATCGTGACGCTCGACGGCTACACCGAGGACGAGAAGGTCGCGATCGCCCGCGACCACCTGCTCCCGCGCCAGCTCGACAAGGCCGGCCTCACCGCCGAGGACGTCACCGTCGAGGAGGACGCGCTGCGCAGGCTGGCGGGCGAGTACACCAGGGAGGCCGGAGTCCGGTCCCTGGAGCGCTCGATCGCCAGGATCCTGCGTAAGATCACCGCCAACATCGCGCTCGGCGAGGGCGAGCTGCCCGTGACGGTGGGAGACCTGGTCCCCTACCTCGGACGGCCGCGCCACGTGCCGGAGTCCTCGCTTCCTGAGTCCCGCCAGCGTACGGCGGTGCCCGGCGTGGCCACCGGCCTCGCGGTCACCGGAGCGGGCGGCGACGTCCTCTACGTGGAGGCGTCCCTGGCCGACCCGGAGACCGGCGACACCGGCCTGACCCTGACCGGTCAGCTCGGCGACGTCATGAAGGAGTCGGCCAAGATCGCGCTCTCCTACCTGCGCTCGCGGGGCGCGGAGCTGGAGCTGCCCGTGGCGTCCCTCAAGGACCGCTCGGTGCACGTCCACTTCCCCGCCGGAGCCGTTCCCAAGGACGGCCCGTCGGCCGGTGTCACGCTGATCACGGCCCTGGCCTCGCTGCTCTCCGGCCGCCCGGTCAGGAACGACGTGGCCATGACCGGTGAGGTCTCCCTCACCGGCCGGGTGCTCCCGATCGGCGGGGTCAAGCAGAAGCTGCTGGCCGCCCACCGGGCGGGCATCACCACCGTGCTGATCCCGGCCCGCAACGAGCCCGACCTGGACGACGTTCCCGAGGCCGTCCGGAGCGAGCTCACCGTTCACGTGGTGAGCGACGTGCGCGAGGTCCTGGAGATCGCGCTCACCTCGGCCAACGTCACCGAGCACGCCACGGCATGA
- a CDS encoding AfsR/SARP family transcriptional regulator — translation MEFRLLGPVEVWVGDRQVSLGGAKPRTLLAALLLDEGRVVPAERLVAVLWGEDPPDTARAVLQTYVSSLRRSFDRAGLPSVIVSHRVGYLADIPAETLDRAVFERLVADGRKAAVEGRHHKASEALRAALALWRGPALGGISDSPLLTEAGRLDELRLTVTEERISAELALGRHDQLVGELTTLVARHPMHEHLRRDLMIALNGAGRRGDALTVYRQGRQVLAEELGIEPGPDLRQTHEAILRSDPSLSPTVSSEPTEPGTASPPVPPSAPLPSSPASPASSAPGSESGKLYQLPPAPADFTGRTDEIASLRASLAQPSAMPICVISGAGGTGKSALALCVAHEIADLYPDGLLYVELRGTTEAAATSEEVLGRLLRELGTPSPAIPATLEERANQYRTLLAGRRMLVVLDDVATERQARPLLPGSPGCAVLITSRNRLPSLAGAALTELGVLTQDAALALLSRIVGAERITAEADTARMVVRQCGFLPLAIRIAGARLASRRQWPVKLLVKRLNDERRRLDELMVGDQEVRASIGLSYELLTESARGALRHLGLLGLPHFSAWVAAAAIGTSPDEAEQELEQLVDASLVEVEGVDETGQVRYRLHDLIRLFARERAEAEESHEERTEAVTRVLGGWLWLIERMTVAEPLSRIAMRSSYRLATPVDPEVAQAVLADPPAWFRTAQETLIVGVELASAMDLDEIAVELASALCHSVFVVENLFEAWHRTHDAALAVARRNGNTAGEATLLAELGQLCYEQDRYHEAREYFSQALSMFRAAKDARGECATLVGLGNACREQGYLPEALHFLGRAEEMWRAQEDDAAVAHVKRLVGSIHLERGDFDRAWTDLQEALTLYELMGSSRGRALTMRTMALHHLARAEPDQAEKLAEQALRIFRELEDQLLESYAVRTLAKARIRLGRHDEALEPLEDALVITRSLRDRYGEAITLRTLGELHLAEGRLDEAESRLNQSVRLWEALDLPLFRARTLRDLAMVHAERGDAVTAGKVRTEAIEVFRMYGSREYGELCPAPL, via the coding sequence ATGGAGTTTCGACTCCTCGGTCCGGTAGAGGTTTGGGTCGGAGACCGTCAGGTGTCGCTCGGGGGAGCGAAACCTCGCACTCTGCTGGCCGCGTTACTGCTCGACGAGGGACGCGTCGTCCCGGCTGAGCGGCTCGTCGCGGTGCTGTGGGGTGAGGATCCGCCGGACACCGCGCGGGCGGTCCTGCAGACCTATGTCTCGTCGCTGCGGCGGTCGTTCGACCGTGCCGGGCTGCCGTCTGTCATCGTGTCGCACCGGGTGGGCTATCTCGCCGACATCCCGGCGGAAACCCTCGACCGTGCCGTGTTCGAGCGACTGGTCGCCGACGGGCGGAAAGCCGCGGTCGAAGGCCGTCACCACAAAGCGAGCGAGGCTCTCCGGGCGGCTCTCGCGCTCTGGCGAGGTCCCGCCCTCGGCGGGATCAGCGACTCCCCGCTCCTCACCGAGGCCGGACGGCTGGACGAGTTGCGGCTGACCGTCACCGAGGAGCGGATATCCGCCGAGCTCGCGCTGGGCCGCCACGATCAGCTCGTCGGGGAGCTGACGACGCTGGTGGCACGCCATCCCATGCACGAACACCTGCGCCGTGACCTCATGATCGCGCTCAACGGGGCCGGAAGGCGAGGAGACGCGCTCACCGTGTACCGGCAGGGCAGGCAGGTCCTGGCGGAGGAGCTGGGCATCGAGCCCGGCCCCGACCTGCGGCAGACGCACGAGGCGATCCTGCGCTCGGATCCCAGTCTGTCGCCGACGGTGAGCTCCGAGCCGACGGAGCCGGGCACCGCCTCACCACCCGTCCCGCCCTCCGCCCCTCTTCCTTCCTCCCCGGCCTCCCCGGCTTCTTCCGCTCCGGGTTCCGAGTCGGGCAAGCTGTACCAGCTGCCACCGGCCCCGGCCGACTTCACCGGCCGGACCGATGAGATCGCCTCATTGCGCGCCTCCCTGGCCCAGCCGTCCGCGATGCCGATCTGCGTGATCTCGGGAGCCGGAGGCACCGGTAAGTCCGCTCTCGCGCTGTGTGTCGCCCACGAGATCGCCGACCTCTACCCGGACGGCCTGCTCTACGTCGAGCTGCGTGGCACCACCGAGGCCGCGGCGACGTCCGAGGAGGTCCTGGGGCGGCTCCTACGAGAGCTGGGCACGCCTTCGCCGGCGATTCCGGCGACCCTGGAGGAGCGGGCCAACCAGTACCGCACCTTGCTCGCCGGCCGTCGCATGCTGGTGGTGCTCGACGACGTGGCCACCGAGCGTCAGGCCAGGCCACTCCTGCCGGGCTCACCGGGCTGCGCCGTACTGATCACCTCCCGGAACAGGCTTCCAAGCCTCGCGGGCGCGGCCCTGACCGAGCTCGGAGTACTGACCCAGGACGCGGCGCTCGCCCTTCTCTCCCGCATCGTCGGCGCAGAGAGGATCACCGCAGAGGCGGACACGGCACGGATGGTCGTACGGCAGTGCGGATTCCTGCCCCTCGCGATCCGGATCGCCGGCGCCAGGCTGGCCTCGCGTCGCCAGTGGCCGGTGAAGCTCCTGGTCAAGCGTCTCAACGACGAGCGGAGGCGGCTGGACGAGCTGATGGTGGGGGACCAGGAGGTCCGGGCGAGCATCGGGCTGAGCTACGAGTTGCTGACCGAATCCGCCAGAGGAGCACTACGCCACCTCGGGCTGCTCGGCCTGCCGCACTTTTCCGCCTGGGTCGCGGCCGCGGCGATCGGGACGAGCCCCGACGAGGCCGAGCAGGAGCTGGAACAGCTGGTGGACGCCTCGCTCGTCGAGGTGGAGGGCGTCGACGAGACCGGGCAGGTCCGCTACAGGCTCCACGATCTCATCCGGTTGTTCGCCAGGGAACGCGCCGAGGCGGAGGAGTCTCACGAGGAGCGGACCGAGGCGGTGACCCGGGTGCTCGGCGGCTGGCTCTGGTTGATCGAGAGGATGACCGTGGCCGAGCCGCTGAGCAGGATCGCCATGCGATCCTCCTACCGGCTGGCCACCCCGGTGGATCCCGAGGTCGCGCAGGCCGTGCTCGCCGATCCGCCCGCCTGGTTCAGGACCGCGCAGGAGACGCTGATCGTCGGGGTCGAGCTGGCGTCGGCGATGGATCTGGACGAGATCGCGGTCGAGCTGGCGTCCGCCCTGTGCCACTCGGTCTTCGTCGTGGAGAACCTCTTCGAGGCATGGCACCGGACGCATGACGCGGCCCTCGCTGTCGCGCGACGCAACGGAAACACCGCGGGCGAGGCGACGCTCCTCGCCGAACTGGGCCAGCTCTGTTACGAGCAGGATCGCTACCACGAGGCACGGGAGTACTTCAGCCAGGCACTATCCATGTTCCGTGCCGCCAAGGACGCCCGAGGAGAGTGCGCCACCCTCGTCGGACTCGGCAACGCCTGCCGCGAGCAGGGATACCTGCCGGAAGCGCTTCACTTCCTCGGCAGGGCAGAGGAGATGTGGCGTGCTCAGGAAGACGACGCAGCCGTCGCCCACGTCAAGCGTCTGGTCGGGTCCATCCATCTGGAACGGGGCGACTTCGACCGGGCATGGACGGACCTGCAGGAGGCGCTCACCCTGTACGAGCTGATGGGGAGCAGCCGGGGCAGGGCGCTGACCATGCGCACGATGGCTCTCCACCACCTGGCCAGAGCCGAACCCGATCAGGCCGAGAAACTCGCCGAGCAGGCGCTACGGATCTTCCGCGAGCTCGAAGACCAGCTTCTCGAGTCCTACGCCGTGCGGACCCTGGCCAAGGCGCGCATACGGCTCGGCCGCCACGACGAGGCGCTGGAGCCGCTGGAGGACGCACTCGTCATCACGCGCTCCCTGCGTGACCGGTACGGTGAGGCGATCACCC